Genomic window (Culex pipiens pallens isolate TS chromosome 3, TS_CPP_V2, whole genome shotgun sequence):
TGGCAAAAGTACACCTTTTTCTGGTCGCACTCCCTCCACATGTGTCCCGTCTGGCGACAATTCCAGCACATCGGCTTCCTGTTCTCCCCTGCAGAGTCCGCAAGCTTCTTGAAACGACCATGAACCGCGCACACATCGGCGTTCAACAACTCATCCTCAACCTCTGCAGCTCCTTCTTCCAAGTCCACTTGGTAAACGGAAGCTTTTTGTAGACCTCCGAGGCCGTCGAGCGCATCGAGCTTGTAACACAGCTGGGACAGATGGTCAAGCGACTGAATGGTGGCCAAGACCAAACTACGCTTGTAACTCATCTTCATATTTTTGGTGACCAGATAGTACAGCTCCGCATGAGACATTTTACGAGTGAGGCGTTGTGCCAATCTCTCAATCTCTTCGAGATATTCACCGAACGGTTCATTGGGACGTTGTTTACGTTTGTCCAACAGGTCACGAGTAATGAGATCCCGGTTAGGATTGTCGTAGCGCAACCGGAGGTATGTTTCCAAAGTCTCCCAACTGTCGAATCGGTCATGGTAGGTGGTATACCACACCGCCGCACCCTCGCGGAACAACAAATGGGCGTGCATTCGTAGATCTTGTTTACTGATGTGGTAGGACTCGCACATAATGTTGATCTGGCGCAAAAAATCTACCACGGGAACGGAATTCGTACCGCCGGTGAATTTCGGccatttttcaattatgttgCACTGCTGGTGCGGTAGTCGTCGATATCTGTCACCTTGTATCGCTTGGACATCCGGAAACCCTTGGTGCACATCCCAAGACGGTCTTGGGGCGGGATTAGACTCTCGACGGCGCCGTGACTCGGCATGAACTTGGTTTTCCTCTGGCAGTTCAAATAATTCTTCTCCACGTGACATGCTTCTCATTTCAGGCTTCCCTGAAGTTTCTCGAGCGGACAACTGGAAAGGAGGTGAGGGTACACGCCTCGCTGGGGGTTGCTCCTGCGAAATCCGTAACATCTCCGAATCTCGACGCAAATCAACCTTGGCCACTTGTTCGGCCAAATCATCTACGGCTTCTGGAGGGACCGGTGCGCCATTGGCTTGCTGCCTCATCATATGTTCCAGACACGCACGAATGTAATTTTGCACATCGGAAGCATGAATAAACTCATTCATATCCCTTTCATCGGCAGGTTCATTTTGAATTGTCGGCGTTGGAGACGATGTAGCTGCTGAACGGCCCATGTTCCCTGATTGAGGCTGCTGCTGCGGCGGAAGTGGATGCGCACTCCCAGACGTCGGTCCAAACAGGGTTCGCGCAAAGTCACCGAGGGGTGGCGCCTTTCGCCTTGGATCCTCCGATATGGCAAGCGTCGAGTTGTCCACGCCAGCGGCGGCCGATTGCTCCCATCGCTGCGGATTCGACATCGGTCTTCCCAACTCAGACTGCTTCGTTGCCGCTGGGGAAAATCCGGACAGCCATTGGTTATAGCTCGATTGACCCCTAGGGGCCGGTACTGGGGCAGCCAGCAGATCACGAGAGGCTTTAGGTTTGGTCCCAGTATACGGATTAAGCGAAGGCTGCAGCGTCCTGTGAGTCGTTGCGGACGACACGGACGACGCGCGCGTAGGACGATCGTCAAGAATTCCGCCAACTGCTCCTTCCTCGAAATCCGTCGTCAGATCCACTAACTCCTGGACCAACTGTCCCGGAGTCGCTGTGGCCAAATTCGAATGCACCGTATGGATTCGCATCAGGGGAACCTGTCGGCAGACATGGGCTAAATCAATGTTGTAGTACCTTCTTGAGAGCCGCTCGATGCTGTCCAATAACGCCTTCCGCTGCTGCAGATGTTCTTCCGTTTCCGGCGAGTATCGTCGAAGTCGCTTGTGATAGTGAACCAGTCGAGAGTAGCAATCATCATCACGATTAGCATCCAGACAACGCTCCATTTCCTTCAGCTGTCTCGGGATCTTAACCAAGTCCTCCGCTAGCGAATACGTCGAAAAATGTACTTCTACCGGATCCTCGGGTTTTTGCAGCAAAGCGCGCAAATTCTGCTGGCGCTCGCGTAATCCACCACGAACAGGTGTGGCACGTAGGCAAAATTCATACTCCATTTCATCCTCTTTGAGGCTGCATGGGTCACTGATGTAAACGTGATCCATTGTTTTGATTCCAACTAACACTTTTGAAATAACTCGTTGACAATGatcgaaaatatatttaaaaaaaaatcaaacgaaatCTAAATTAATAGTAACCAAACCGAAATAGGGTGACTGCGAATCAAATTAAGGTCTATTACGGAGgtagaacaaaatatttgaattgtaTTTGGTATATTGCAGAAGAAATGATGGAATATGATTGTCTTGAAATAAACTATGCTCAATAATAGTTCAGAAAACCCAACAAACTTCTATCAAAGTTCCCAAACTAAACCCAACTTTGAGACATAGTACACTATTGCTACTATTGTTACGGGCCCCACGTTGGGCGCCAAAATGTAACGAATTCTTTTGCGCGCAAACTAGCAGCAACTTAAGCGCCACTCTTCCAAGAAGAGGTTGCTGAAGCGTGTTTCGAGTCCCGGCTTGAGGCTCTCTCACAGGGCGGGTTAATAGGGCAAAAAAATTCGTTACATTTGGGCGCCCAACGTGGGGCCCGTAACAATAGTAGCAATAGTGTACTATGTCTCAAAGTTGGGTTTAGTTTGGGAACTTTGATAGAAGTTTGTTGGGTTTTCTGAACTATTATTGAGCATAGTTTATTTCAAGACAATCATATTCCATCATTTCTTCTGCAATATACCAAATACAATTCTAATATTTTGTTCTACCTCCGTAATAGACCTTAATTTGATTCGCAGTCACCCTATTTCGGTTTGGTTACTATTAATTtagatttcgttttttttttttttttttttttttttttttttttttttttttttttttttttttttttttttttttttttttttttttttttttttttttttttttttttttttgtgttttttttttttgcaatcatctCGTGCTTTATCGGACAGCAGGACGTTCTTCTTGTAGACGACATCGCCCTCCTGGAACTGATGTTTCCGATTAACTCGGAGGTTGTACGGCGCGGAATACTTCCGGTAGGCCTTCAGCAAGTTCTCCCTGACCAGCTTGTGCAGACTCTCCATTTCTTCGTTGAGCTTGACCGGGTCCTGCGCCAAATTATCGTCCACTTCCCTTAGATGTTCGTACTCAGCCCCGGAACTCACCATGTTGCggccaaaattgacgaaatacgGCGTGAATCCCGTACTATCGTGAACGTGCGTGCGAATCGCCCTGGCGATTAGATGTACCGAATCGTCCCAATCACGATGATCCGCTTTTTGGTTTAGGGCACATCGAATCGCGGTTACAATAACTCGATTTACCCGTTCCGTCGGGTTTGGACCAGGGTGGTATACAGCTAACGGCCAATGGGTAACCTCGTACCGCTTGAGCAGCTTGAGGAAAAGATCGGACTTGAAGACTTGCGCGTTGTCGGTAATACACACTTCTGGAACGccaaacaaattgaaaacaaagTTCTCAACGAACTGGCACACCGCAGGAGCAGTCGCTGAACGCAGACATTGAACCATCACGAACTTCGAGAAAAAGTCACACACCACCAGGATCCACAGGTTCCCTTTCTTTGACCTGGGGTAGGGCCCAAGGAAATCCATGGAAATCATTTCCCACGGACGACTGCACTGTTTGGGTTTTCCGTGAACCGGTGTAGTATTAGTACTCGGTACTTTGGACTCCTTGCACACCAAACAGCTGCAACAAAAGCGCTtaattgttctccagacgattccgctcatttctggccatcctagaagtttctgcTTGttttccccagacctgtaggagcgattgaacaaaaattcaaaatttcccatagtaactCCCATGTAAACAAGAACCCGCtcgagacaagccagttttcaaccaaatgagctgaaatttggtgtgagaatccctatagggggagggggggcagaatggcccgcctaagtaaaatgcgccaaaaaccatagaaatgttaaactggcaaccctgccaagTTGTTGACAGCACCGCGcgctatttttcttatttttattattattagttttagTCAATAAACATCATTCGTGTGCATTCTCTCTCCCGAGCCGGACGTGTTTTGCCTTTGCTCTGAAAGTCCAATAGGTTATGGGCCCAGGGACGCAATCTTTTCTGCGCATCGTGTAACGCTCGGCATCGAAAGAAAAGTCATTTCGGAAAGTTAATTCGCGAAGTTGACGTTGTCGTTTCGAGGGAAAATGGAGAAAGTCGGAATCGCAAAGCTTACCAGCGAAAATTACGATTCGTGGAAGCTGGACGTCGAGTTCCTGCTGGTCAAGGAAAAGCTGTGGAGGTATGTCTCTCCGGGAGTGAAACCGAAGCTGAACAAGGACCAGACCAACGCGGCTGAGCTGGAGGCTTGGGATGAAGGCGACCAGCAAGCGCGCGCGACAATCGGTTTGTTGATCACGAAGGGCCAACACGGGCTGATCCGGAACACAAACACCGCCAGAGAGGTGTGGGAAAACGCCAAGAAGAAGTTCGAGAAGAAGACACTGACCACGAAGGCGTACCTCATCAAGCGAATTTGTGATCTGAGGTACAGCGAAGGTGCCGACATCGAGGAACATCTGCAGGAGTTTGAGGACCTGTTTGACAGGCTGGCTACCGTGGGCTACAAGTTTGAGGAGGAACTCCAGGTGATCTTCATCCTGCGCAGCCTGCCAAGTTCTTTCAGTGCTCTCTCGACTGCTTTGGAGAATCGGTCGGAGAAGGAGCTGACCGTGGATATCATCAAAGGAAGCATCATCAACGAGGTGGAGAAGCAAAAAGAGATCGGATCATCGTCATCGGATGAGAAGGTGATGAAGGTTGTGGCAAAACACGGTGTCCAGTGCAATCATTGTCACAAGTTTGGACACAAGTGGCGCCAGTGCAAGCAGCTGACGAAGCGGTATGGAGAAGGAAGCTCTcagagcgacgacgacgacatctGGGAGAAGCCCACGACGAAGTTCAAAAGTTCAGCGGAAGTGTCCGACGAAGATTTTGCGTTTGGCGTGTGCGAAGCTTTTGCAGGACAGTGGATTGTGGATTCAGGTGCGAGCACTCACATGTGTACCGATCGGAAATCTTTCGAATCGCTGGTACAGCCGCGTGAGGACACTCCGAAGATGGTAACGGTCGCTGATGGTAAAAGTGCTGAAGTGAAAGGAGTCGGAAGCTGTCGGATTCGTTGCTACGGTACTGGTGACACGGAACGTAACTTAACGTTGAGCAACGTTCTCTACGTACCTGATCTCAACACCAACCTGGTTTCGGTGGCGAGACTCGTGGACAAAGGAGCGAAGGTTACCTTCGAGAAGCAAAAGTGCACAATTTCGTGTGGAAAGCGAATTGCCGCAGTTGCACCCAGAAATGGAGGTGTGTTCAACCTGCGGATGGTGAAGCACCAAAACGGCCGACGTCCGAAGACTGCATCTGGAAGACAGAAGACACAACAAGGCAAGCTTCCGGCCGTAGCGATGCAGCAGTTTCCGGAGCACAAAGCAGCGACTGCCCCAGAGTGTCTACTCTCTGCTGTCGTGGACACACTTGACCGTTCTGACATCGAAATATGTCTGTGATTCAGGAGGAGCCCCAGAACGTTCAGGAGGAGTATGGTAAACGCGCGTTGAGGAGGAGTGTtaaactggcaaccctgccaagTTGTTGACAGCACCGCGcgctatttttcttatttttattattattagttttagTCAATAAACATCATTCGTGTGCATTCTCTCTCCCGAGCCGGACGTGTTTTGCCTTTGCTCTGAAAGTCCaataagaaaaacatgaaaacttatgaattcagtgtagtaggcttatgctttgggatgttcccttcaatgttatatacttggttgatgaaattttttagcttaaaactgtttttgagccactttaaaaaaaaagttttttcgactttttttccagggtgcggggcagaatgggccaccttagaaaacaagccattttgtctaatacaacgttgaagggagataagaaatgacttaaggtacctttctaacatagtttccatgaagttagaccactttaataaaaatagtcacttatcaaaacaaaatttttgaaaatagtgttaatatgttgaaaaaggacactatttttacaaataatcatcaaaacaactaaaaaatcaactaatttttcattaaacgtgatttgtgaagctaccaggagtgaaataatccatttaatcaaaatttcataacttttgattgtttttataaggcaggataagggtggtccattctgcccccaagtggattttaatttaacacttccatcaccaagtctctaaatgattttaaggttccgttgttgtttgtataccttggtagtaacatctagtaacgttataagcattgagcaaactttttcaaacaatccaacttttcagaaagcttatttaaaaacctcgaaataaacaacatttgcgtagttttgtcaataaatttacatttttgctcataattcgaaaaatacaatgaattcaaacgtcgttttcgatatggtgaagttatttgacgtcctttataagacccttgccttacaattggtctaaatccattctaaagcccaaaacaagggtggcccattctgcccccctggtccattctctcccccctgcccctatgtaTGCGCTACAAGGgaaaccacaccagaacttgatccaTACAATTATGGGGGCtgctcatacaaaatgggtatgtaaatgtatgaaattctgtatctagAGAAgcgattttttgattgatttggtgtcttcggcaaagttgtaggttaggcatagattttcgttttctttttagtttttttcttctcatgAGTTTAAACCGGTGAAGAATTCCCCCTGGGGGGAATTTGGCCTTTCTTGATGACGTCAATgggttttttctaaaaaaataatctttaattgtatttttataaCCTTTAAAGCTTACAATATATTTGAAACATATGTGCATTTCTTTGATAAGATAACataattttttgtttcgttagaTTTCATTTTGCAgctgtttttaaaatataaggctagtatgcagatcggaaagaaagaggtcaagaaacagctttacgaacagcagaacaaaggagagggagcgatttattggggcttttcttcaccctctctgacttgcttgcacTGCctctgctgcccatttgattttttttcttgaccggttccttccgaagtgcgtataccgctatagctgacaaaaactaaaattctaaaatgttaatgaaaaattttgtgatttttttattttaataccattaaaaaaaagttttgaaaatatttgcgttCTCTCAAACATGAGCATTTTTTGAAGAATGGAATTACATAAATCAATTTCTGTTAATTTTCACATTTAATATCTGGAAGATTTCGCATCTTTTTGAGCAAAGTtctataactttaaaaaataatcgaatatcaaattatttttttgtgtgaaagttttttgaaatctcttttctgtctttttcttgaaaaaaatatcagtcaAAATTTGTGAATATAAGCAGGtattaaaaaatcgtaaaaatgcTGCAAGTATTTGGAAATTGTTGCTAGCGAAGAAAACAAATTTAGatgggaaaaatttaaaataaacactGGTTTAAACAAATACTTGAAAGAAAAACAccttcgattttcaatgttaaaaattaaaacttttgtgaaatttttccgatcctttcaataaaaatagtttaaaaatttaaaaacaagcttaacttttgaaaagatttaaaaattcaaaatattacatatggaaaagttaaaaaaatcacaaaagtttaaattttcaacatatacaatcggaccaatagtttccgagatatcgtcagtggAAAATTAGAGGCTAATTTATTAGGAGACACTTAGAGAAATgcattcatgtttttttttcaatgattaatAATCTTTCAGTTTGGAATATTCAAGTTGATACGGTTGATATCAACATAAATCCTCCAACGTGATTTTTCCTGGTGTCGCTCGTATAAAATGCTGGTAAATTTAAATCAGTGTGTACCAGATTGACAGATCGATTTGTTGTTTACGTTTTCGTTTCGATCTCTGATGaatcttaaatttaataaaattaaaatctgtaaaattcaaattgtttaaaaaatgtctgAATATAGTGTTGCTAAAAGCAGTAAATTGGTGTTGAAAGGCGAAAGTTCCAAGTAAGTATTGGAATAAAGATGCTTCATAACATtttgttgagatttttttgtatttttcgctAATTTCGTAGGGGATCAAAACGTAAACACAAGAAGCACAAAAAAGACAAGGATTCCTCGTCCAAACGGGCCCGCCCGGAGGTTGACGAGGACGCCCTGAAGCACGGCGGCTGGTGGAAGATTGCTAAAACGACCGACATTACCGGCTCGGTGGCGATTCAGTTCGGCAAACGCGCCTACATCAAAGCCCTGGACAACGGACTTTTTACGCTGGGCGCCCCGCACGACGAGGGCGATGGGCCCCATCCGGAGGAAATCTTCACGGCGGTGCTGATCAACGAGGACAAGGTCGCGTTCAAGTCCGGGTACGGCAAATACCTCAAGGTGGAAAAGGATGGCATTATTACGGGCCGGTCGGATGCCGTGTCCGCGGTCGAGCAGTTCGAGCCGGTCTTCGAGGGGGGCAAGATGGCGCTGCTGGCCGCCAACGGGTGCTTCGTTTCGGTCGATCCGGAAGATGACGCGGTGGTGGCGCTGAAGAAGAAAGTGGGCGACAACGAGGTTTGCGTGGTGCGGAGTTGCGCCGAACGTGAGCAGAAAAATACAAAGGAGGTGGCGGTTGAGGAGGAGGGCGATCTGGACCAGGTGGAGATCAACTATGTGTGAGTAGTTGGGGAGGGAGGTTGTTGAAATGAAGgattgattttttgtgtgttttatttTAGGAAAAAGTTCCAGAAATTCCAGGACAAGAAGCTGCGAGTCAACACGGAGGACAAGACCACGCTGAAGAACGCCCGAGACGAGGGAACGCTCCACGAGGCGCTTCTGGACAGACGCAGCAAAATGAAAGCTGATCGTTACTGCAaatgaagtgaaaaaaaatactttgtttaGCTTACTTCGACTTTTTTTATTCACCAAACTCTATCTATATCATTGCGATGCATCTCCTCTCACAGTTCAATTGtcttgttgtttgaaaatacaatTGCTTTTTTTCCGGTAAAAAAACGCGCCGTTTTATCCATCCTTTCTTACGTTAATCTCTTTGTAttctgtgtgtttgtgtgtggaaTTTGTTTCATTCTaccttttcaattaattttgtgACTGCGTGAATTTCTCCTAACATGcaatttttacttatttttttctcgttAGCTGAAATAGGGAGGCCTTCAATGATTATTAGATGATTTTGTTTGATAGATAGTATTACGGATTAGCCAAAATGTTGCCCGAACCTTTAATTATTTGCTGaatatgtgtgtttttgtgtgttgcaTCCTTTCCGAAAACTATTCAAGTCTTTCCATTTTAGTATTAGTTATTATATACGTTGGTATTATCCTTCTCCTCCCCTTCCGTCAACTGTTGAGTCCGTACGGCGGCGCGGCGCTTCAGAACCTCCCACCCCTCGACCGGTTCCACGCGACGTGACAGTGCCCTATTTGGTATGCTAAAAAGTATGTTATAATTCGTAACGGGACAAACAAAAGTCGGATTCTACTGGCGCTCGagagaaacaaaaagaaaatctcTCTAGTTCATCTTGTTTCTTTACTTTGAACAAACATTTATCATTAGTGGAAAGAGCAATACAATGTGTATACATCAAACAAGGATAATGTTTTTCTTCCATATCAGTTGTTGGCGGTACAATCGGGCTGAAATTATTGGGATTTGTTGCAGCATTAGTTGtgttttccttctttttttttttttgctgtgggtTTAATCTACATTGTGACGACGCATGGATTGTGAAGAGACGCAAGGACTCGAGAAAAGCTGTTTTTGTGTGTGTacgtgtgttgtgtgtgtgtgtgttcttttGGGGTGTGATTGTTGCTGGCCAATCACTTAGTAGTACAATTCTCAGCTAATTGTCGCCTGCGTTCGCACGAGTCTTAACCATTCGACGAACTCGTCCAGCATCACGGGCCCTGGAAAACGAAAATTTATGGATTTAGGGTTATAGAACAGGCCTTGCAGGATGGCCAATCAACGATTTTTAACATTACTCCGACATGGgagaaagaaaacaaaagaagAAGTAGAAAGAGCAAACTGTGTTATACTACGCTTCTATTAAATTGCCTAATCTATTCTTAATTTCCTCTCACTACCTCTCTAAGCACAACACGAGAAAGAGAGAAGAAAGAAAGACAGACAGAGAAAAAGCATATGCCTTCGCGTCGTGCGGCTGCTTGAGTGTCGTTCGTTTCAACTTCGTGTGCGTTCACCGACGGTCggaaaatgagcaccactcaagcagccgcccgaacgaggaAACGTGTTCTTTCTCTCGTTAATTCGTCTCTTCCTTGTGTTTGCTGCGTTGTGACAGAAGTCATTTGACTGCGATCATGGGATAGATGATTGGAATCATTTATTCATCTGTGTGTTTAACGTACGAAAGTAGAATggcaaaatcaggttgtcgtggtgaagacgattggagtgttatGTCACCTATTacaaacaaagtcgaaatttcgtttGCACTGGTTGTTACCATCACAAATGACAGCTAGTCGTGGCAATTTGAGAATAAAGACCATTCTAAGCAGTCTTGTTCATGATGTGTAACAAGCAGCGATTAATCGCAAAATTAATCATAGTCGTCGGATTTTCAACCCTGATCATAAGATAAATAAtcataagaaaacaaaaaaaaaaacaaaaattcattcattgaaaaaaactaataacaaaaaaacacaaatattacaaaaaaaaacaaaaaattaaatatttctaaattttgaaattcagaaatGTTTAAtctcaaaaatacacaaaaaagccgtacaaattaaaagaaataaataacttaaaatatcacatttcaaaattcataaatgaAGAATGAAATCcataaaaaaagattgaatttctttaattccaaaaaatgcaaaggtttgaaaatcaggaagattcaaaaataaaaaaacagcacACAGATATtaggtttaaaatttaaatttcagaaattcacaaatgtttaagctcaaaaatacacattaaaacaccgtacaaattaaaaatgaataaaataagaaaaaaactaaatttcagaaattcaaattcaaaaatgcaggtaatgaaaaattaggaaatttcaaaaattaaaaaaaaaatggctaaaaattcaaatattaatattaaaaattcaaaaatataaatattaaaaaaatccaaatgtattctaaacatcgaaaataattttttttaacggataaaaaaatcaaagaaatttcaattct
Coding sequences:
- the LOC120423195 gene encoding protein FRG1 homolog, coding for MSEYSVAKSSKLVLKGESSKGSKRKHKKHKKDKDSSSKRARPEVDEDALKHGGWWKIAKTTDITGSVAIQFGKRAYIKALDNGLFTLGAPHDEGDGPHPEEIFTAVLINEDKVAFKSGYGKYLKVEKDGIITGRSDAVSAVEQFEPVFEGGKMALLAANGCFVSVDPEDDAVVALKKKVGDNEVCVVRSCAEREQKNTKEVAVEEEGDLDQVEINYVKKFQKFQDKKLRVNTEDKTTLKNARDEGTLHEALLDRRSKMKADRYCK